A genomic segment from uncultured Marinifilum sp. encodes:
- a CDS encoding RICIN domain-containing protein, whose protein sequence is MKCNLRIIFSLIFVCTVFLAKKTSAQYDPVVGVEVYIQAAGAYDTGSNLGFWDVPGISPKYRQGQNIQVYKKENRSDRKFCFYKDKKNPGYYYIVPSFGRSYGARVDVSGNKNNNGTNIQLWNANGGSAQSFKLKPTPSGNFKIYNRNGKVVCLASRSYANGSNIHIWDDHQGHWMEWVLINARTNEALANGLPQPKGRVIAPVGTNMDNIKITLQTNGIKEVVSPNSKGYYNFTNVNLSDKWMATIEATAPGLVSANLFLHKTRKANMTLTLKKPKPGNIVLKTKARGNYEYAKIGNHYVYVDGVVTSSRSNFFFKDINLRTPRVNKLLADIGVSGYVASTDKEIWEICQKTWEFFGKNKKSTMRTKDPMVKKANKEFCSSNPNGSVKYWPTIDQYAGSYEKYGFLPIGNCTSHALSFAALLHAAGVPANKMAVERFPVTHASEHWAVIIKFNDIWYWFDPQWATTPFPAFANLCNVGASTFDFAHPIEIVTLPGSNINYVPCCGKEGIVH, encoded by the coding sequence ATGAAGTGTAATTTAAGAATTATTTTTAGTCTAATATTTGTATGCACAGTTTTCCTTGCAAAGAAAACTTCTGCCCAATACGATCCTGTAGTAGGGGTAGAAGTATATATTCAGGCAGCAGGAGCTTATGATACAGGCAGTAATCTTGGATTCTGGGATGTTCCCGGCATTAGCCCAAAATACAGACAAGGACAGAATATTCAGGTATATAAAAAGGAAAACCGAAGTGACCGTAAATTTTGTTTTTACAAAGACAAAAAAAATCCGGGTTACTATTATATAGTACCTTCCTTTGGTAGGTCTTACGGTGCAAGAGTTGATGTATCAGGAAATAAAAATAATAATGGTACAAATATTCAACTTTGGAATGCAAATGGAGGATCAGCACAATCATTTAAGCTTAAACCAACACCATCAGGTAATTTCAAAATATATAATAGAAACGGCAAAGTGGTATGTCTTGCTTCTCGTAGTTATGCCAACGGCAGTAATATTCATATTTGGGACGATCATCAGGGGCATTGGATGGAATGGGTATTAATTAATGCACGAACAAATGAGGCTTTAGCTAATGGGCTGCCTCAACCTAAAGGTAGAGTAATTGCCCCAGTAGGGACAAATATGGATAATATTAAAATCACATTGCAGACCAATGGTATTAAAGAAGTTGTTTCTCCCAACAGTAAAGGATATTACAACTTTACCAATGTCAACCTATCTGATAAGTGGATGGCAACAATTGAAGCTACAGCACCAGGATTAGTATCAGCTAATCTTTTTTTACATAAAACAAGAAAGGCAAATATGACTTTAACACTAAAAAAACCTAAACCAGGTAATATTGTGTTAAAAACAAAAGCTCGTGGTAACTATGAGTACGCTAAAATAGGAAATCATTATGTATATGTAGATGGTGTTGTAACTTCTTCTCGATCAAATTTCTTTTTTAAAGATATTAATTTACGTACGCCCAGAGTAAATAAGCTTCTTGCTGATATTGGTGTTTCGGGATATGTAGCTAGCACTGATAAAGAAATCTGGGAGATTTGTCAGAAGACATGGGAATTTTTTGGTAAGAATAAAAAATCAACTATGAGAACAAAAGATCCAATGGTGAAAAAAGCCAATAAGGAATTTTGTAGCTCAAATCCTAATGGATCGGTTAAATATTGGCCTACTATAGATCAATATGCTGGCTCTTATGAAAAATATGGTTTTTTGCCTATTGGTAACTGTACTTCACATGCTCTTTCCTTCGCAGCTTTGCTTCATGCGGCTGGTGTACCTGCCAATAAAATGGCAGTTGAACGATTTCCTGTTACACATGCATCAGAGCATTGGGCAGTTATCATAAAATTTAATGATATTTGGTATTGGTTCGATCCTCAATGGGCAACAACACCATTTCCTGCTTTTGCAAACCTATGTAATGTTGGAGCAAGTACCTTCGATTTTGCTCACCCTATAGAGATAGTTACTCTTCCTGGTAGCAATATTAATTATGTTCCTTGTTGTGGCAAAGAAGGAATAGTGCATTAA
- a CDS encoding glycerophosphodiester phosphodiesterase family protein produces MKKVLKCFIIFIVLLIAIAGIHYWISNNYSESLARTNYLIVGHRGGANEVPENTLAAINHSLNNAVDLIEIDVHQSVDNVVCVMHDTDVNRTTNGKGKIKDLSWEQIKQLDAGSFFSPEFKGEKVPSLEQVLNKVSGRAQLLIEIKQGNKYYPGIEERVVEFIKQHKAEKWCIVQSFNGEVLKRIHKISDKIRLHKLDVFICPKLNFAFDGSFHSLWEADYIESYNVNWFFLSEGVVENMHVRDKQVFAWTLDNSAITNKIINMGVDGIITDIPASYSSLRKKKIIR; encoded by the coding sequence ATGAAGAAAGTGCTAAAGTGTTTTATAATTTTTATTGTGTTATTAATAGCAATTGCTGGTATTCATTATTGGATTTCAAATAACTATTCCGAATCTTTGGCTCGAACAAATTATTTAATTGTGGGACATAGAGGAGGAGCCAATGAGGTTCCTGAAAATACATTGGCAGCAATTAATCATTCTTTGAATAATGCAGTTGACCTCATAGAAATTGATGTGCATCAATCTGTCGATAATGTTGTTTGTGTTATGCATGATACCGATGTTAACAGAACAACAAATGGGAAAGGAAAAATTAAAGATTTAAGTTGGGAACAAATAAAACAACTAGATGCCGGTTCTTTTTTCTCACCAGAATTTAAGGGTGAAAAAGTACCCAGTCTCGAGCAGGTCTTAAATAAAGTTTCGGGACGAGCTCAATTACTCATAGAAATTAAACAAGGAAATAAATATTATCCAGGAATAGAAGAAAGAGTTGTTGAATTTATTAAGCAACATAAGGCAGAAAAATGGTGTATTGTTCAGAGTTTTAATGGAGAAGTTTTAAAACGTATTCATAAAATAAGTGATAAAATAAGACTGCATAAACTGGATGTTTTTATTTGTCCGAAGTTAAATTTTGCTTTCGACGGAAGTTTTCATTCATTATGGGAGGCCGACTATATTGAAAGTTATAATGTTAATTGGTTTTTCTTATCCGAGGGTGTTGTTGAGAACATGCATGTAAGAGATAAACAGGTTTTTGCATGGACTCTGGATAATTCTGCAATTACAAACAAAATTATTAATATGGGTGTTGATGGAATAATTACTGATATTCCCGCTTCCTATTCTTCATTAAGAAAAAAGAAAATAATACGGTAA
- a CDS encoding NACHT domain-containing protein, whose amino-acid sequence MINRFLHPYTDDEYDIIEENLDIVYDELPFSLGYPVEQYENYLEQEDYFYAFRRYLDVFEMSIQYTSSVLITELQRSNVEVDDKIKKIISAIIQKPLSLGDWVNDILIPLLKEANCKLPDLALVKSLSKLLLNKKGNVLQGWSGKKGEEFKGIVYFRNTYFGHDTTLSKDIFRNLLEKVEPMMFQLLEALLPLSEYTAFSVSTTVEEDEQMNIYAVQTLSGVTALSGRPIRITTNKKLDEGSYYLVPDKIRRRDHLKNEMILNISPFVVYLPCNEEYKDERYSYLFQTIQGRNLNRLKYVSSHEKALKKETSLFKNQFVDLINNILANVHIGDNFKINIEQGKSWEEYQERSVNLTQGFLGEMKKEKYDPELFTDREYLASKYCEFINSSYSGFVLLGSAGSGKSNQLCHWTQQEVFQNNLVLSFNCKIFSGISIERYFQNIFDEKSSLSDILKKINDKAQEVNKKVILIFDAINECLQYQPSMKHGDSRQPGPIELLKEIDHYFVRHDMPAFKSVISCRTYTWEELIDLERSAIKHDLYFSGCQDEEDQKPLMIKGLSEEELRLVYPKYQLKYKLLTSEELLFAADHALIRGRLSDPLVLKMACDVFRGRHLPKDARQFYSGALFENLLVEKGVDSIKGDISQYQLLNEVTAYLWNNRKDSLNLKYFYRAYENQESDLYELSRLLFIDDAYNYSDAFNAILEKGILRVEKRRALKEVRFVYERYQEYLFSQYFQEEENEKIDYPDLPISSEAYKENLQEGKNYAVIRNALRTALIQDYLEKNSDPKTIIDLACDQQYDVQQLIMDALAVFLAEDYKSVCELIEQMLKFRKRETETKAKLLQEIELKIEETYKKEDSGIDVSALIKEQKILEESLIPVIRIRKVAIHTIYELFKSDIYAKKLFDENYHPINYLIEAMSDPIAQVRDTVSLYVYYISKFNSKIGLDILEHFSGKIMDVNMLSLLKNSNRRNLQQTYFEPASRIGMLMVVENLVAHSNYDLASQVVDIWRKILKKYTLNHSLIKIVMPFFKFFLRRQATVQAAYVNNGLEYQHFWTEIPAVGKNGEWSHQCFGDIIPFLKDTDGDFESLNSALIKGMYSGDAFSYFLIERVLIVQGIKDWNRIRRVVKELIDKGEQAPWADYMQMSLLYVMFHILEKSKQPNDEMLDLFSELTYSWTVRCKGLFAAHYNHQANKGEPYKQYVLNWYGAAYCSIYKDGGKRKGDDYPMPEFYQLIEEAFYNRDKELLYYCIENIAVLVSDFGYYQSALELFQYVLSLFKHESTIHEFDKIEINREIYKTDLRTFLCQMLGTIKSYYPREVEYYINNKLINSTFPNIDKFREELLNYNQSHETIGDLLTHKFGNFVIWSLLNDDNITSYFESVMEHGVHVNDYFSWFDKVVRLTFEELFEVKF is encoded by the coding sequence ATGATTAATAGATTTTTACACCCTTACACCGACGATGAGTATGATATTATCGAGGAGAATTTGGATATTGTTTACGATGAACTTCCTTTTTCTTTGGGATATCCGGTTGAGCAGTATGAAAACTATCTTGAGCAAGAAGATTATTTTTATGCTTTTCGTCGTTATCTGGATGTATTCGAGATGTCTATTCAATATACATCTAGTGTATTAATAACCGAATTGCAACGCAGTAATGTTGAGGTAGATGATAAAATAAAAAAAATTATTTCTGCAATTATTCAAAAACCATTATCTCTGGGCGATTGGGTAAATGATATTCTTATTCCACTTTTAAAAGAGGCAAATTGTAAATTACCAGATTTAGCTTTGGTAAAATCATTATCTAAACTATTGTTAAATAAAAAAGGTAACGTTTTACAAGGATGGTCGGGTAAAAAGGGTGAGGAGTTTAAAGGAATTGTATATTTTAGAAATACTTATTTTGGGCACGATACAACACTTTCGAAAGATATTTTCCGCAATTTGCTCGAGAAAGTAGAGCCCATGATGTTTCAATTACTTGAGGCACTTTTACCCTTGTCGGAATATACGGCTTTCTCTGTTTCTACTACTGTTGAAGAAGATGAGCAGATGAATATTTATGCTGTTCAAACTTTATCAGGTGTAACTGCCTTGTCGGGACGACCAATAAGAATTACTACCAACAAAAAGCTCGATGAAGGTTCCTACTATTTGGTGCCTGATAAAATTAGACGTCGCGATCATCTTAAAAATGAGATGATATTGAATATCTCACCTTTCGTAGTTTATCTTCCATGTAATGAGGAGTATAAAGATGAGAGGTATTCTTATTTATTTCAAACCATCCAGGGTAGAAATTTAAATCGCCTAAAATATGTGTCTAGTCACGAAAAAGCACTAAAAAAGGAAACTTCCTTATTTAAAAATCAGTTTGTTGATTTAATTAATAACATATTGGCAAATGTTCATATTGGCGATAATTTTAAAATAAACATAGAACAAGGAAAAAGCTGGGAAGAATATCAGGAACGTTCGGTAAATTTAACACAAGGCTTTTTGGGTGAAATGAAAAAAGAAAAATATGATCCCGAATTATTTACTGACAGAGAGTATCTTGCGAGTAAGTATTGTGAATTTATCAATTCATCGTATAGTGGATTTGTATTGCTGGGAAGTGCCGGTTCGGGAAAGTCTAATCAACTATGCCATTGGACTCAGCAGGAAGTTTTTCAGAATAATCTTGTGTTAAGCTTTAATTGTAAAATATTTTCTGGAATTAGTATTGAGAGATATTTTCAAAATATATTTGATGAAAAAAGTTCGCTTTCCGATATTTTAAAAAAGATTAATGATAAAGCACAGGAAGTTAATAAGAAAGTAATTCTCATTTTCGATGCTATTAACGAATGTTTGCAATATCAGCCTAGTATGAAACACGGCGATAGCCGACAGCCAGGACCTATTGAGTTATTAAAGGAGATCGATCATTATTTTGTTCGCCACGATATGCCTGCTTTTAAGTCGGTTATTAGCTGCAGAACTTATACTTGGGAGGAACTTATCGATTTAGAACGATCTGCAATAAAACACGACTTGTATTTCTCGGGATGCCAAGATGAAGAAGATCAAAAACCCCTTATGATTAAAGGATTGTCGGAGGAGGAATTGCGCCTTGTTTATCCTAAATATCAATTAAAATACAAGTTGTTAACTAGCGAAGAGCTTCTGTTTGCTGCCGATCATGCACTTATTAGGGGGCGTTTGTCAGATCCTTTAGTGCTTAAAATGGCTTGTGATGTTTTTCGGGGAAGGCATTTGCCAAAAGATGCCCGACAATTTTATTCAGGTGCTTTGTTTGAAAATTTGCTCGTAGAAAAAGGAGTAGATTCAATAAAAGGTGATATCTCCCAATATCAGCTACTAAACGAAGTAACGGCATATTTATGGAACAATAGAAAAGATTCCTTGAATTTAAAATATTTTTATCGGGCATACGAGAATCAGGAATCAGATTTATATGAGCTAAGTAGATTGCTTTTTATTGATGATGCATATAATTACAGTGATGCCTTTAATGCTATTTTAGAGAAAGGAATTTTACGGGTCGAAAAAAGAAGAGCTTTAAAAGAGGTGCGTTTTGTATATGAACGTTATCAGGAATATCTGTTTTCACAGTATTTTCAGGAAGAAGAGAATGAGAAAATTGATTATCCGGATCTTCCTATTTCTAGTGAGGCTTACAAAGAAAACTTACAGGAAGGAAAGAATTATGCCGTTATTAGAAATGCATTGCGTACGGCTTTAATTCAGGATTATCTTGAGAAAAATTCCGACCCTAAAACAATTATAGATCTGGCTTGCGATCAGCAGTACGATGTTCAGCAATTAATAATGGATGCGCTTGCGGTTTTTCTGGCCGAAGATTATAAGAGTGTTTGCGAGCTTATTGAGCAAATGCTTAAGTTTAGAAAAAGAGAGACAGAAACGAAAGCAAAACTCTTGCAGGAAATAGAGCTGAAAATAGAGGAGACTTATAAAAAAGAAGACTCGGGTATTGATGTTTCTGCTTTAATAAAAGAGCAAAAAATACTGGAAGAATCTTTAATTCCCGTAATTAGAATTCGTAAAGTAGCAATACATACTATCTATGAACTGTTTAAATCGGATATTTATGCCAAAAAATTGTTCGATGAAAATTATCATCCGATTAATTATTTAATTGAAGCTATGTCGGATCCAATTGCGCAAGTGCGCGATACGGTTAGCTTATATGTGTATTATATTTCTAAGTTTAATTCGAAAATAGGACTTGATATTTTAGAGCATTTTTCGGGTAAAATTATGGATGTTAATATGCTCTCTCTGTTAAAAAATAGCAATAGACGAAATTTGCAGCAAACTTATTTTGAACCTGCCAGCCGCATTGGTATGCTTATGGTAGTTGAAAATTTAGTGGCGCATTCAAATTACGATTTGGCAAGTCAGGTGGTTGATATTTGGCGTAAAATCCTTAAAAAATATACCCTTAATCATAGCTTAATAAAAATTGTGATGCCATTTTTTAAGTTCTTTTTAAGGCGTCAGGCTACTGTTCAGGCTGCTTATGTAAATAATGGATTGGAATATCAGCACTTTTGGACTGAGATTCCTGCTGTGGGAAAAAATGGAGAATGGTCGCATCAGTGCTTTGGCGATATTATTCCTTTTTTAAAAGATACAGATGGCGATTTTGAATCATTAAATTCGGCTCTTATAAAAGGAATGTATTCGGGCGATGCATTTAGTTATTTTCTTATTGAGCGGGTATTAATTGTACAGGGAATTAAGGATTGGAATCGAATTCGTAGGGTGGTAAAAGAGCTTATTGATAAAGGAGAACAGGCGCCCTGGGCCGATTATATGCAAATGTCTCTTTTATATGTAATGTTCCATATTCTTGAAAAATCGAAACAGCCAAACGATGAAATGCTCGATCTGTTTTCGGAACTAACCTATAGCTGGACAGTTAGGTGTAAGGGATTGTTTGCTGCTCATTATAATCATCAGGCTAATAAAGGTGAGCCTTATAAACAGTATGTTTTAAATTGGTATGGGGCTGCTTATTGTTCAATTTATAAAGATGGTGGCAAACGAAAAGGAGACGATTATCCTATGCCTGAATTCTATCAGTTAATAGAAGAGGCTTTTTACAATAGAGATAAGGAACTGCTGTATTATTGTATAGAAAATATTGCTGTTTTGGTATCAGATTTTGGATATTACCAAAGTGCACTGGAGCTTTTTCAGTATGTTTTAAGTTTATTTAAGCATGAGTCTACTATTCATGAGTTTGATAAAATAGAAATTAATCGGGAGATATATAAAACCGATTTGCGTACTTTTCTTTGTCAGATGCTAGGAACAATAAAAAGTTATTATCCACGCGAAGTTGAGTATTATATAAATAATAAGTTAATTAATTCTACATTTCCAAATATTGATAAGTTTAGAGAAGAGTTGTTAAATTATAATCAATCGCACGAAACTATTGGCGATTTGCTAACTCATAAGTTTGGTAATTTCGTAATCTGGTCGCTTTTAAACGATGATAATATTACTTCGTATTTTGAATCGGTGATGGAACATGGTGTTCATGTAAATGATTATTTTTCTTGGTTCGACAAGGTGGTTCGCTTAACTTTTGAGGAATTATTTGAAGTAAAATTTTAA
- a CDS encoding PQQ-binding-like beta-propeller repeat protein, whose protein sequence is MLRYSILIAFVLSVVCSFAQNNSQWRGENRDGKYSDTGLLASWPAEGPQLLWHFDTLGDGHASVVANKDFVYTAGTESGNGFIIALDHSGNKVWKSVYGKEWVDSFDGVRATPLLNDGIIYLLSGFGELYALKANNGEKLWSKNILEEFKGENIRWGITENLLIDGNQLFCTPGGAEASIVSLNKKNGNLIWKSKAKGEKSAYCSPALIKLANKNILVTHTQNSIVGIDTKNGKMLWSADHPNKYSIHPNTPIYKDGMLYCFSGYGKGGVMLKLSADGNSISEVWKNDKLDNQMGGAILLDGKIYGSGHMNREWFCLDWNTGETLYSAKIMGRGNVIYADGKLYCYADTGEIALLDVSNGSFNKLSSFRVPFGEKQHWAHLVIHNKRLYVRHGNSLMVYNISAN, encoded by the coding sequence ATGTTACGATATTCTATTTTAATTGCTTTTGTTTTATCTGTGGTTTGCTCTTTTGCTCAAAATAACTCTCAATGGAGAGGCGAGAATCGAGATGGTAAATATTCCGATACAGGTTTATTAGCTAGTTGGCCTGCCGAAGGTCCCCAATTGCTTTGGCATTTCGATACTTTGGGAGATGGACATGCTTCTGTTGTAGCAAATAAAGATTTTGTATATACAGCAGGAACCGAATCGGGAAATGGTTTTATTATTGCTTTAGATCATTCAGGTAATAAGGTTTGGAAAAGTGTTTACGGGAAAGAGTGGGTCGACTCATTCGATGGCGTTAGAGCAACTCCCTTACTTAACGACGGAATAATTTATCTGTTAAGCGGATTTGGAGAATTATATGCTTTAAAAGCCAATAATGGTGAAAAGCTTTGGTCTAAGAACATATTAGAAGAATTTAAGGGTGAAAATATTCGTTGGGGAATAACAGAAAATTTATTAATTGATGGAAATCAGTTATTTTGTACTCCCGGAGGTGCCGAAGCAAGTATTGTATCTTTAAATAAAAAGAACGGGAATTTAATCTGGAAATCGAAAGCCAAAGGTGAGAAGTCGGCTTATTGTTCTCCTGCATTAATTAAGCTTGCCAATAAAAATATTCTTGTTACCCATACTCAAAATTCAATTGTTGGTATCGATACCAAAAATGGTAAAATGTTATGGAGTGCCGATCATCCGAATAAATATTCGATTCACCCAAATACACCAATATATAAAGACGGAATGCTATACTGTTTTAGTGGATATGGAAAAGGTGGTGTAATGCTTAAATTGTCGGCCGATGGAAATAGTATATCTGAAGTATGGAAAAATGATAAGCTCGATAACCAAATGGGAGGAGCCATTCTTCTCGATGGTAAAATTTATGGATCGGGACACATGAACAGAGAATGGTTTTGCTTAGACTGGAATACAGGAGAGACCTTATACTCTGCTAAAATAATGGGTCGTGGTAATGTAATTTATGCCGATGGGAAATTATATTGCTACGCTGATACCGGCGAAATTGCCTTGCTTGATGTTAGTAATGGATCATTTAATAAACTAAGTTCTTTTAGGGTTCCTTTTGGTGAAAAACAGCACTGGGCCCATTTGGTTATTCATAACAAAAGATTATATGTTCGCCATGGAAATTCTTTAATGGTTTATAACATTAGTGCCAATTAA
- a CDS encoding HD domain-containing protein, which translates to MTQDYYQKAMKFAGEKHYQQKVPGSKSNYLLHLTNVAMEVFMAYINKKKFDIDYAIQLAVLHDTIEDTTADYNEIKTTFGERVAIGVNALTKNENLSSKKERMLDSLNRIDKLSNEVALVKLADRITNLQCPPYYWSKEKIENYLQEAKLISDILINKNEYLNNRLQEKIKEYEVYILNK; encoded by the coding sequence ATGACACAAGACTATTATCAAAAAGCCATGAAATTTGCAGGCGAAAAGCATTATCAGCAAAAAGTTCCGGGTTCTAAATCTAATTATTTACTTCATCTTACGAATGTAGCAATGGAAGTATTTATGGCATATATTAACAAAAAAAAATTCGATATTGATTATGCAATACAACTAGCTGTTTTGCACGATACAATAGAGGATACTACGGCTGATTATAATGAAATTAAAACCACATTTGGAGAACGTGTAGCTATAGGGGTTAATGCTCTTACAAAAAACGAAAACTTAAGTTCGAAAAAAGAGCGCATGCTCGATAGCTTAAATAGAATAGACAAATTATCCAATGAAGTTGCTTTGGTGAAATTAGCCGATAGAATTACAAATTTGCAATGTCCTCCATATTACTGGAGTAAAGAAAAAATTGAAAACTATCTTCAGGAAGCAAAATTAATATCGGATATATTAATAAATAAAAATGAATACCTGAATAATCGTTTGCAAGAAAAAATAAAGGAGTATGAGGTTTATATTCTAAATAAATGA
- a CDS encoding PQQ-binding-like beta-propeller repeat protein has product MLSKRSEKGLITLSVAVAAVLFIFWLAYNPVKNMQASIPGMDNRPKESISNGVKVVIGEGFDFFTDYTSNLKGKWTQFRGAKSDNISYDKTKLINSWGEGPKINWEVNLGEGHAAPVVYNGKVYVLDYDEVKKADALRCFSLQTGEELWRRWYRVHIKRNHGMSRTVPAINDKYLITMGPRCHVMCTDPNTGDFLWGIDLVKEYMSEIPFWYTGQCPIIENNIAILAPGGSSLLIGVDCASGKVLWKTPNPDKWKMSHSSVMPMVLNGKKMWVYAAVGGIVGVSAEGNDLGQILWKTKDFAPSVVAPSPVVLPGGKIFMTAGYGAGSILLQVKKSGNQYKVETLQKFKPKDGVASEQQTPLVYDGYMFSILPKDAGGMRNRFVCVDPNDCTNILWTSTSSDRFGLGPYVLADGKFFILKDDGTLSIVKASSKKFELLDKTKVIDGHDAWGPLVIVDGRLLMRDSKHLLCIDIREIK; this is encoded by the coding sequence ATGCTGTCGAAAAGAAGCGAAAAAGGATTAATTACCTTGTCTGTTGCAGTGGCTGCAGTTTTATTTATTTTTTGGCTGGCTTATAATCCGGTTAAAAATATGCAGGCCAGTATTCCCGGTATGGATAATCGTCCGAAAGAGAGTATTTCCAATGGAGTAAAAGTTGTAATAGGAGAAGGATTTGATTTTTTTACCGATTATACTTCTAATCTTAAAGGGAAGTGGACACAGTTTCGTGGAGCAAAATCCGACAATATTTCTTACGATAAAACCAAATTAATAAACTCCTGGGGCGAAGGACCTAAAATTAACTGGGAGGTTAATTTGGGGGAAGGACATGCTGCTCCGGTTGTATACAATGGCAAAGTGTATGTGCTAGATTACGATGAGGTAAAAAAAGCCGATGCTTTGCGATGTTTCTCACTGCAAACAGGAGAAGAATTATGGCGTAGATGGTATCGGGTTCATATAAAAAGAAATCATGGAATGTCGAGAACCGTTCCTGCAATTAACGATAAGTATTTGATAACAATGGGACCACGTTGTCATGTAATGTGCACCGATCCTAATACAGGCGACTTTCTTTGGGGAATCGATCTGGTAAAAGAATACATGTCCGAAATACCTTTTTGGTACACTGGTCAGTGTCCAATTATCGAGAATAATATAGCAATACTGGCTCCAGGAGGATCTTCTCTTTTAATAGGAGTAGATTGTGCTTCAGGTAAAGTACTTTGGAAAACACCAAATCCTGATAAGTGGAAAATGTCTCACTCTTCTGTTATGCCTATGGTTTTAAATGGCAAAAAAATGTGGGTATATGCTGCAGTTGGAGGAATTGTTGGTGTTTCGGCCGAAGGTAATGATTTGGGGCAAATACTTTGGAAAACAAAAGATTTTGCTCCTTCGGTTGTGGCTCCCTCGCCTGTTGTTTTGCCCGGTGGAAAAATATTTATGACTGCGGGATATGGTGCTGGCTCTATTTTGTTGCAGGTAAAAAAATCAGGAAATCAATATAAGGTTGAAACATTACAAAAATTCAAACCGAAAGATGGAGTAGCTTCAGAACAACAAACACCTCTTGTTTACGATGGATATATGTTTTCAATTTTGCCAAAAGATGCGGGTGGTATGAGAAATAGATTTGTGTGTGTTGACCCGAATGATTGTACTAATATATTATGGACTAGTACATCGAGCGATCGTTTTGGTCTAGGTCCTTATGTGCTTGCCGATGGTAAATTTTTCATCTTAAAAGATGATGGAACTTTAAGTATTGTAAAGGCATCATCAAAGAAGTTTGAATTGCTTGATAAAACAAAAGTTATAGATGGACACGATGCATGGGGACCTTTAGTAATTGTTGATGGTAGATTGTTGATGAGGGATTCAAAACATCTATTGTGTATTGATATTAGAGAGATTAAATAA